The nucleotide sequence CGCGCCGGCGTGCCGGCGCTGGTGATCGAGAAGAACTACGTCGGCCGCCATGCCTCGGGAGTGAATGCGGGCGGCGTGCGCACGCTGGCGCGGCATCTGGCCGAGGTGCCGCTGGCGCTGGCCTCGCGCGAGCTCTGGTATCGCATCGGCGAGCTGGTCGATGACGACTGCGGCTTCGAACAGCATGGACAGGTGCGCGTGGCCGAGAACGAGGCCGACGCGGCGGCGCTGCGCGAACGCCTGGCGACGATGCGGGCGCATGGCTATACCCATGAGCAATGGATAGGCCGCGACGAACTGCGGGCGATGATTCCCGCGCTGGCGCCCACGGTGCACGGCGGACTGATCGCGCGCGAGGACGCGGCCGCCGATCCCTATCGCACCACCCTGGCGTTCCGCCGCAAGGCCGCCAGCCTGGGCGCGCGTTTCCTGGAAGGCGTGCGCGTGCTGCGCACCGCGCACGAGCAAGGGCAATGGCGGGTCGAGACCGACGCCGGGGTGTACACCGCGCCGCAGGTGCTCAACTGCGCGGGCGCCTGGGCCGACCGCATCGCCGCCGAATGGGGCGAGCCGGTGCCGCTGACCGCCATCGGCCCGATGATGCTGGTGACGCTGCGCATGGACCATTTCCTGGATGCGGTGGTGCTGGGCACCGGCCGGCCGCTGTCGTTCAAGCAGCGCGCCAACGGCACCGTGCTGATCGGCGGCGGCCGGCGCGCCTGGGTCGACCGCGACGCCGAATGGACCGAACTGGACTTTCATTCGCTGGCCGAGGGCGCACGCACGGTATGCGACCTGTTTCCGCACATGCGCCACGCGGTGGTGAATCGCGGCTGGGCCGGCATCGAGGCCGCCATGCCCGACGAGATTCCCGTGATCGGGCGCAGCCGCCGTTTTGACAGCG is from Bordetella bronchialis and encodes:
- a CDS encoding NAD(P)/FAD-dependent oxidoreductase gives rise to the protein MTDAPRSAAVIIIGGGLHGSSAALHLARAGVPALVIEKNYVGRHASGVNAGGVRTLARHLAEVPLALASRELWYRIGELVDDDCGFEQHGQVRVAENEADAAALRERLATMRAHGYTHEQWIGRDELRAMIPALAPTVHGGLIAREDAAADPYRTTLAFRRKAASLGARFLEGVRVLRTAHEQGQWRVETDAGVYTAPQVLNCAGAWADRIAAEWGEPVPLTAIGPMMLVTLRMDHFLDAVVLGTGRPLSFKQRANGTVLIGGGRRAWVDRDAEWTELDFHSLAEGARTVCDLFPHMRHAVVNRGWAGIEAAMPDEIPVIGRSRRFDSAFHAFGFSAHGFELGPIVGRIMADLITTGATALPIAPFAIDRFAGATGAPASTSKEQHP